A window of the Lactuca sativa cultivar Salinas chromosome 5, Lsat_Salinas_v11, whole genome shotgun sequence genome harbors these coding sequences:
- the LOC111917617 gene encoding non-specific lipid transfer protein GPI-anchored 5, translated as MACKVVSVTLAMVLIVSICRGTMAQSGCTNALMGMSPCLNFITGNTSTPSSSCCSQLGNLVQAQPQCLCAVLNGNGITLGISINRTLALTLPGACNVQTPPVSQCNAANGPGTTSTPSPAASPEGSTNEPDILPESPTESDSPSGSGSKTDGLTPNGSESRTPVHLLVFVLFVVTWASSASRF; from the exons ATGGCTTGTAAAGTGGTTAGTGTGACTCTAGCCATGGTCCTTATTGTCTCAATCTGCCGTGGAACCATGGCTCAATCAGGGTGCACCAATGCCCTCATGGGTATGTCACCATGTCTTAACTTCATTACTGGAAATACATCCACCCCATCGTCTTCCTGTTGCTCCCAACTCGGAAACCTCGTTCAAGCTCAACCGCAATGCCTTTGCGCAGTGCTAAATGGGAACGGGATCACACTCGGTATCAGTATCAACCGAACACTGGCTCTAACGCTTCCTGGTGCTTGTAATGTCCAGACTCCCCCAGTCAGCCAGTGTAACG ccGCAAACGGGCCGGGTACAACTTCTACACCTAGCCCGGCTGCTTCCCCTGAAGGATCTACAAACGAACCAGATATATTGCCAGAAAGCCCGACCGAGTCGGATTCTCCATCGG GATCAGGGTCAAAGACAGATGGATTGACACCAAATGGAAGTGAATCACGAACACCAGTTCATCTCTTGGTGTTTGTTCTGTTTGTGGTGACAtgggcttcttcagcttcacgtttCTAA